A window from Cellulomonas sp. C5510 encodes these proteins:
- a CDS encoding 1-acyl-sn-glycerol-3-phosphate acyltransferase: protein MHPPRANRAYRNVARVLRPVLYAITRRDWRGTEHLPVGSGFIAAGNHMTNVDPITFAHYLYDNGVAPKILAKSSLFSVPVLGWVLRTSGQIPVHRNTSQAGDSLRAAEQALAAGECVAVFPEGTLTRDPDLWPMVAKTGVARLALTTRVPVVPIAQWGPQLLLGRYAKVFKPIPPKRVTVVAGPPVDLADLYGRPLDAATLREATARVMAAITALLADVRGETPPERPYDMRRGGGGAGADGPAAPTADGAA, encoded by the coding sequence GTGCACCCGCCCCGCGCCAACCGCGCCTACCGCAACGTCGCCCGCGTGCTGCGACCCGTGCTGTACGCGATCACGCGTCGTGACTGGCGGGGCACCGAGCACCTGCCGGTGGGCTCCGGCTTCATCGCCGCGGGCAACCACATGACGAACGTCGACCCGATCACGTTCGCGCACTACCTGTACGACAACGGGGTGGCGCCGAAGATCCTCGCCAAGTCGTCGCTGTTCTCCGTCCCCGTCCTGGGCTGGGTGCTGCGGACCAGCGGGCAGATCCCCGTGCACCGCAACACCTCCCAGGCGGGCGACTCGCTGCGGGCGGCCGAGCAGGCGCTCGCCGCGGGGGAGTGCGTCGCGGTGTTCCCCGAGGGCACGCTCACGCGCGACCCGGACCTGTGGCCGATGGTCGCGAAGACCGGCGTGGCCCGCCTGGCGCTGACCACCCGCGTCCCGGTCGTGCCGATCGCGCAGTGGGGGCCGCAGCTGCTGCTCGGCCGGTACGCGAAGGTGTTCAAGCCGATCCCGCCGAAGCGGGTGACCGTGGTGGCCGGACCCCCCGTCGACCTCGCGGACCTGTACGGCCGCCCGCTCGACGCCGCGACGCTGCGCGAGGCGACCGCCCGGGTCATGGCGGCGATCACCGCCCTGCTGGCCGACGTGCGCGGCGAGACCCCCCCGGAGCGGCCGTACGACATGCGCCGTGGCGGGGGCGGTGCCGGGGCGGACGGACCCGCGGCCCCCACGGCGGACGGGGCCGCGTGA